One Oryza brachyantha chromosome 3, ObraRS2, whole genome shotgun sequence DNA segment encodes these proteins:
- the LOC102719088 gene encoding probable phospholipase A2 homolog 2 isoform X2, whose amino-acid sequence MFWKQQIITSALCPLSTRSVYPTRALAARRTPAMGFFLELSPRCSVLLLLLLVTASQGLNIGDLLGGSSPAKDQGCSRTCESQFCTIAPLLRYGKYCGILYSGCPGERPCDALDACCMVHDHCVDTHNDDYLNTMCNENLLRCIDRVSGPTFPGNRCNVGQTASVIRGVIETAVLAGKILHKRDDGQ is encoded by the exons ATGTTCTGGAAGCAGCAGATCATCACTTCCGCGCTCTGCCCCCTCTCTACCCGCTCCGTCTATCCAACACGCGCGCTCGCGGCGAGGCGAACCCCCGCGATGGGGTTCTTCCTCGAGCTCTCTCCGCGGTGTTCTGTGCTGCTTCTCCTCTTGCTGGTGACGGCGTCGCAGGGGCTCAACATTGGCGACCTGCTGGgcggctcgtcgccggcg AAGGACCAGGGGTGTAGCCGGACGTGCGAGTCCCAGTTTTGCACAA TTGCACCGTTGCTGAGGTATGGGAAGTACTGCGGGATCCTCTACAGCGGCTGCCCCGGTGAGAGGCCCTGCGACGCGCTCGACGCCTGCTGCATGGTGCACGACCACTGCGTCGACACCCACAATG ATGACTACCTGAACACGATGTGCAACGAGAACCTGCTGCGCTGCATCGACCGGGTGAGCGGGCCGACGTTCCCGGGGAACAGGTGCAACGTCGGCCAGACGGCGTCCGTCATCAGAGGGGTCATCGAGACGGCCGTGCTCGCCGGCAAGATCCTCCACAAGCGCGACGATGGCCAATAG
- the LOC102719088 gene encoding probable phospholipase A2 homolog 2 isoform X1 yields the protein MFWKQQIITSALCPLSTRSVYPTRALAARRTPAMGFFLELSPRCSVLLLLLLVTASQGLNIGDLLGGSSPAVRTGVEQADQKDQGCSRTCESQFCTIAPLLRYGKYCGILYSGCPGERPCDALDACCMVHDHCVDTHNDDYLNTMCNENLLRCIDRVSGPTFPGNRCNVGQTASVIRGVIETAVLAGKILHKRDDGQ from the exons ATGTTCTGGAAGCAGCAGATCATCACTTCCGCGCTCTGCCCCCTCTCTACCCGCTCCGTCTATCCAACACGCGCGCTCGCGGCGAGGCGAACCCCCGCGATGGGGTTCTTCCTCGAGCTCTCTCCGCGGTGTTCTGTGCTGCTTCTCCTCTTGCTGGTGACGGCGTCGCAGGGGCTCAACATTGGCGACCTGCTGGgcggctcgtcgccggcggtgagAACCGGCGTGGAGCAAGCTGACCAA AAGGACCAGGGGTGTAGCCGGACGTGCGAGTCCCAGTTTTGCACAA TTGCACCGTTGCTGAGGTATGGGAAGTACTGCGGGATCCTCTACAGCGGCTGCCCCGGTGAGAGGCCCTGCGACGCGCTCGACGCCTGCTGCATGGTGCACGACCACTGCGTCGACACCCACAATG ATGACTACCTGAACACGATGTGCAACGAGAACCTGCTGCGCTGCATCGACCGGGTGAGCGGGCCGACGTTCCCGGGGAACAGGTGCAACGTCGGCCAGACGGCGTCCGTCATCAGAGGGGTCATCGAGACGGCCGTGCTCGCCGGCAAGATCCTCCACAAGCGCGACGATGGCCAATAG
- the LOC102719365 gene encoding dnaJ homolog subfamily C member 8, with translation MASTDADEDQLLKSFLAEVSEAERDNEVLRILGCFKLNPFEHLKLSFDSSTDEVKKQYRKLSLLVHPDKCKHPKAQEAFAALAKAQQLLLDPQERGYILDQVTAAKEELRAKRKKELKKDSASKIKSQVDEGKYEEQYERSEEFQKQLIIKVREILTDKEWRRRKMQMRISEEEGRLKKDEEETKEMWKRKREHEEKWEETRDQRVSSWRDFMKTGKKARKGEIKPPKLKTEDPNKSYVQRPVKRA, from the exons ATGGCGTCGACGGATGCCGACGAGGACCAGCTCCTCAAGAGCTTCCTCGCCGAGGTCAGCGAGGCCGAACGCGACAACGAAGTGCTCAG GATTCTTGGCTGTTTCAAGTTAAACCCTTTTGAGCATCTTAAATTGTCTTTCGATTCATCAACAGATGAGGTGAAGAAGCAATATAGGAAG TTGTCCTTGTTGGTCCATCCTGATAAATGCAAGCATCCGAAAGCACAAGAGGCTTTTGCAG CTCTGGCAAAAGCACAGCAGCTCCTCCTTGATCCACAGGAGAGAGGATATATTCTTGATCAAGTTACTGCTGCAAAAG AAGAGCTGCGGGcaaagaggaaaaaggagcTGAAGAAAGATAGTGCATCAAAAATAAAGTCCCAAGTAGATGAG GGAAAATATGAAGAGCAGTATGAACGATCAGAAGAATTTCAGAAGCagttaataattaaagttCGTGAAATTTTGACAGACAAAGAATGGCGACGCAGGAAAATGCAGATGAGG ATATCAGAGGAAGAAGGAAGACTGAAGAAGGATGAGGAGGAAACGAAAGAAATGTGGAAGAGGAAGCGAGAGCATGAAGAAAAGTGGGAAGAGACCAGAGACCAACGA GTCTCTAGCTGGAGGGATTTCATGAAGACAGGAAAGAAG GCACGGAAAGGTGAGATCAAACCCCCAAAGCTTAAGACTGAAGATCCAAACAAATCTTACGTTCAGAGGCCGGTGAAGCGTGCTTAG